The following is a genomic window from Lysinibacillus sp. JNUCC-52.
TCGTTAGTTGCTCGACAAGTGTTTCATTCACAGGACGTAATTCATATTCTGCACTGTACGGTACGCTTAGACCAGCCTGGTAAATAGCCTGCTCTTCGTCAGCAATACGGAAAAAAATCAATCCTGGTTTCGCTTGCACTACTGCCCGTACTTGCGATGCGGAAATCGTTTCAAGCTGTAAATCAAGCTCCTCACCCGCTTCATCGACAGCGACAATATCTAAAAACGCTGCTTCATTTGTCGGATCAGTGATGAGAAATGAGCCGTCTGTATCGAGTCGTACATCATAGGCCACATCATTATAGCTTGGTAGCATTTGCGAAATGATTGTTTGCCAAAATGATCCCCATTCCTGCCATCTTGCCCAGTCACCAGCCCATTTCCCTGTCGAATCTGATGTGAAAGCAAAAGTTTTACCAAGCCCATATTGCCATTGGGCCAATACAGGGTCTTCCTTCTCACTTTCAGCTATCACAGCAGCTCCCTGCTTTGCCGTCGTGCCAATATATGCATTCATTTGTGGCACACCTTTTGCAAATAGTGTATTCCATCCAGTTGCATTATAAATTGTAGGATAAAACGGATTGTCCTCTATATAAGTACGGGAAATCATCGCTGTTTCACGGGATAAAATTGAAGGAATTGTTTGTTCATCAATAACATCATAGAAACGACCACTACCCATTTCACTTAATGACTGAAGTAAGTTGCCATCTGCATCTTGTCCAATCGCCACTGTAGAAAGTGTAATCCCTTGTTCCTTCCCATTTTCAATTAAATCCTCATAATTGCCTGATTGTGACTGTCCATCTGTTAGTAAAATAATATGCTTTCTCTGCAATTTTAAATCTGCCAAACTATCATATGCTGCTGAAAGGGAGCTATATATTTCCGTACCCCCACCAGGCGTCACTGATAAAATCGTATCGACTGCTTCCTCTTTATTACCAAGGGGGGCCGTTTCGATGATTTCCCAAGGGCGATCATCGAAGGCAATAAACCCGAGCGTATCCTCATCACGTAACATTTCCACTGATCGTGCGGCTGCTTCTTTCGCTAGCTCTAATTTTGAACCATACATACTTCCTGAACGGTCTAGTACGATGACAAGTCCTAGCGATGGTAATTGCTCTTTACCTTTTATCTCCATTTCAACAGGTAACAATGTTTCAATCGGCGTTTTGAAATAGCCACCCAAGCCAAAGCTATTTTCACCACCGACCATTGTAAAACCAACACCGAAGTTTTTAACTGCCTGCTCAATAACACTCATCTTCGCTTCACCGACTAAGTGGCCTGGTACATTATCAAAAATAATAGCGTTATATTGCAAATAGCTAGAAAGTTCATTTGGCAAGCTTGCTGCATTTATCACATCATAGGAAATTGAATTCGTCCCTAGCGCTGCAGCAATAGGTGATGCCGTATCGTAGCCGTTAACAATAAGTAAATGTGGCTCGCTTTGCACCATTGTAATACTTGTTAATTTATTATTTTCAAAAATAGCATCCTGTCCAACTTGCACCTGTGCCTCATATTTTACAAGCCCCTCTGCAGTTGCGGTATGTTTATATGTGAAAACATTTGAACCTTGTGCAAGTTCCACCGACTCACGATGAATGAGTTCATCATTTTCGTACAGTAATAGTTCACCTTGTTCTGCAGCTGTAGCATTTACTTCCGTTACAAGCTGCTGCTGTTCACCTACATAAGCTACTTGTGGTGTGACAAAACTTTTAAGTGACACATCATTCGTCACGTTTTGATGGAACGGAACGACATCTACACTAATATTGGAGCCCTTTAGCTTCGTAGCAAAATCTATCGCACTGCCTTGGGTTTCATTAGCATCCGTTAGTAAAACAAGTCTTGTTGCCTTTTTCGGATCGACAATACCCGTAGCCAGTTGAAGACTTTGCTCAATATTCGTTTGGTCAGTTCCTTTAACTTCAGTAAATTTAGGAACTTCTTTTAAAGATTTCGATAAAATCGCTTCTGTTTGGAGAGTTGATGAAAAAGAGTAAATCCCTGCAAGTTGTTCATCCTTTTTCGATTTCAAACTTTCCTCTATAAAACTAGTCATTTCCGCTTCTGTGTTATTCATTGAAGCAGAACGGTCCATTAAATATAATACTTGCTCGTCCTTTACTGGTAATAAAATATAGGGCGCTGCGAGTGCGAAAACCAAACAACCGATTGCTATTATACGAATGCTCATGACGACTAGATGACTTTTTTTCAGGCGCATACGCTCTTGCCAATAAGACCATCCAAAGTATATAAACAATGGTACTAATAACAATAAGGCTAATGGCGTATCAATTCGTAAATCCACGGCGTCGTTGCACCTCCCACTCTGCTACAAGCAAACATAAAATAATGAGTATTAACCAAGGAACAAATGAAGCCTTTGATACTTCTTCCTTACCATTAGGCTGAAGTTCTCCAAGTGTATAACTTGTTCCTTCTTCTATTACACGTTCAGGTGCCTGTAGTTGCACGATAAGGCGTTTTTCTTCACTGCTTGAGCGAGCCGTGTAAATACCTGGCTGCATCGGTGCAGTTATTAAGCCATTAGTGATTGTCGATAAAAATTCATCGTCCTGAGAATAGACACTCCAATCACCTTGTGCTAACGCAACTGAACGTTGCTCATTTGGTACGAAAATGCCAAGAGAGCCTACTGATTCAGATAATTGTTGTGTCGCACTCCATAAAAATAACGGGAACGAAGGATATAACGGCCAGTCCGTATCAGCAATATCAGCTAAAACGATGATATCGCCTTGCGGTGATCGTTGAATAAATGGTTTATCACCTACTGTGGCAATTGTCTTATAGCCATCAAAAGCAGGATACAGAGCACTTACATAAATATCATTTAACTCACTAAATGCAAATAAAGCATCGCTCGTTGTTTTGACCTCACCATTGATTTCCCTTTTTTCTACATCATCACGTCCAATTAACACTAACGGTCGCTGCATGTTTTGAAGTAATGACGTTTGGTTTGTTACGATGGTAGCATTTTCGTTATCCGCTAGTTGTAATGACGGTACTATCTTTACATGATCGCTAATCGATTGGAAGCCCTTTTGAATAAGTTGATGCATGTTTTGATCGACAACGATATTCGATGTAGCTGTTTGAAGCACAACTGATTGTTTATTATCCACCACATAATCATCTTCCACATTAATGTTAGCTGTTATAGTATCCATTAACGGTAAATCTTTAAATGTTTTAGTCGTTGCCTCGTTTTCTGCTAAAGAAATTTGCTCTTCGATTACTACTTCACCTTGACTATTTTGTAATGCAATTGTCAGCTCATGTTTCTGGTCGGTATCATTTTGCAACTGCACTAATGCCATTGTAGATTGCCCATCTGTAGTAGCGGCAAAGCGTGTTATCGCAACATTTGCTAACCCCTTCTCAGAACCATATACGAGCCATTTTACTGAATTTTTCTCCATCGGCAATTGCTTTTTATCAAGTGAATCTGTAAAGACGTAAATCGATGTTTGTGTATCACCGACAAATGCTTGTGCGACGTCAAGCGCTTTATTCATTTGCGCAGTTTCATACGTTACATGTAAATCTTGTATCGCTTTTTCAATACTTTTCACATTCGTTTCCTGCTGTAGTACTGCTTGTGGCGTATTGCCAGTTGTAATCAACGTGATAGGTCGACCTTCAAGTTGATCTACTAATGATTGCATTTCTTTTTTATGTGCATCAAATGTGGATTGCTCTTTGCCAGCGAGCATTGTAGCAGACGTATCCACGATAAATATCGTCTGCGCACCAGCAATAGTGCTTTTTTTCATATACGGATTCATTAGTGCAAGCACTAATAGGAGCAATGCCAGCAATTGCAAATAGAGCAACGCATTTTTTTGTAAATGCTTTAAATATGGGGAAACCCTTGTTTCTTGCATAATTTCAGACCAAAAAAGTGTTGAGGACACCGTTTGATCGGTATATTTTTTTCGAAAGAAATAATAGAGCAGGACAATGACCGGGATGATGGCCGTCCAGCTAAACATAATTTGACTAAAGCCCAAAACGGCTCACCTCACCTAATCCAATGTGCTTTTAATAATTGCTGAAAGATTGCATGTTGCAACCCGTCCTCCACCTTAAGCTGCAGTTTACGTACACCAAAGCGACGGCAAATCGCTTCAAATTCCTCTTCGTGCTGGCGACGTCTTGCC
Proteins encoded in this region:
- a CDS encoding VWA domain-containing protein; the encoded protein is MDLRIDTPLALLLLVPLFIYFGWSYWQERMRLKKSHLVVMSIRIIAIGCLVFALAAPYILLPVKDEQVLYLMDRSASMNNTEAEMTSFIEESLKSKKDEQLAGIYSFSSTLQTEAILSKSLKEVPKFTEVKGTDQTNIEQSLQLATGIVDPKKATRLVLLTDANETQGSAIDFATKLKGSNISVDVVPFHQNVTNDVSLKSFVTPQVAYVGEQQQLVTEVNATAAEQGELLLYENDELIHRESVELAQGSNVFTYKHTATAEGLVKYEAQVQVGQDAIFENNKLTSITMVQSEPHLLIVNGYDTASPIAAALGTNSISYDVINAASLPNELSSYLQYNAIIFDNVPGHLVGEAKMSVIEQAVKNFGVGFTMVGGENSFGLGGYFKTPIETLLPVEMEIKGKEQLPSLGLVIVLDRSGSMYGSKLELAKEAAARSVEMLRDEDTLGFIAFDDRPWEIIETAPLGNKEEAVDTILSVTPGGGTEIYSSLSAAYDSLADLKLQRKHIILLTDGQSQSGNYEDLIENGKEQGITLSTVAIGQDADGNLLQSLSEMGSGRFYDVIDEQTIPSILSRETAMISRTYIEDNPFYPTIYNATGWNTLFAKGVPQMNAYIGTTAKQGAAVIAESEKEDPVLAQWQYGLGKTFAFTSDSTGKWAGDWARWQEWGSFWQTIISQMLPSYNDVAYDVRLDTDGSFLITDPTNEAAFLDIVAVDEAGEELDLQLETISASQVRAVVQAKPGLIFFRIADEEQAIYQAGLSVPYSAEYELRPVNETLVEQLTKQTGGSVLKEPQDVFRNFTNKGAERQNIATWLLLTGMLLFFVDITIRRFGWSFITRNKKEKPVEEATVQSEDTNVAQLLKGMKKRS
- a CDS encoding vWA domain-containing protein, with translation MGFSQIMFSWTAIIPVIVLLYYFFRKKYTDQTVSSTLFWSEIMQETRVSPYLKHLQKNALLYLQLLALLLLVLALMNPYMKKSTIAGAQTIFIVDTSATMLAGKEQSTFDAHKKEMQSLVDQLEGRPITLITTGNTPQAVLQQETNVKSIEKAIQDLHVTYETAQMNKALDVAQAFVGDTQTSIYVFTDSLDKKQLPMEKNSVKWLVYGSEKGLANVAITRFAATTDGQSTMALVQLQNDTDQKHELTIALQNSQGEVVIEEQISLAENEATTKTFKDLPLMDTITANINVEDDYVVDNKQSVVLQTATSNIVVDQNMHQLIQKGFQSISDHVKIVPSLQLADNENATIVTNQTSLLQNMQRPLVLIGRDDVEKREINGEVKTTSDALFAFSELNDIYVSALYPAFDGYKTIATVGDKPFIQRSPQGDIIVLADIADTDWPLYPSFPLFLWSATQQLSESVGSLGIFVPNEQRSVALAQGDWSVYSQDDEFLSTITNGLITAPMQPGIYTARSSSEEKRLIVQLQAPERVIEEGTSYTLGELQPNGKEEVSKASFVPWLILIILCLLVAEWEVQRRRGFTN